A segment of the Desulfitobacterium dehalogenans ATCC 51507 genome:
CTCCTGGAAAACCTGGCTAAACCAATTGAAAATCGGAATACCCATTGGTTTTTCTATTTTCTTCGAGACCGGCATGTTTTGTGCAGTAACTTTGCTCATGAGCCGATTTAATACCATAACCATAGCCGCCCATCAAGGTGCCATGAATTTTGCCTCCATGATCTACATGATTCCTTTAAGCTTCTCTATGGCTTTAACGATTCTTGTCGGATTTGAAGTAGGCGCTCGCCGCTATCATGATGCCAAACAGTATTCCTTAATCGGGTTAGGTTTTTCCTTCTCCATAGCTCTTCTAACGGCTCTCCTTCTTTTTCTGTTCAAAGAGCAAGTGGCCGGACTCTATTCCAAGGAATGGGATGTGATCCTCCTTGCTAAACAGTTTCTCATTTACGCCATCTTCTTTCAGTTTTCCGATGCACTGGCAACACCCATTCAGGGGATTCTACGCGGTTATAAGGATGTCAACCTTCCTTTTATCACATCACTCATCTCCTATTGGTTCATTGCTCTGCCTATTGGTTACTTTTTGGCCGCCTACACCAGTTTCGGGGCTTTTGGTTTCTGGATTGGCCTAATTATTGGCATTACGACAAACGCTTGCTGCCTGCTACTTAGGTTAAGGTATATTTTGCGTCGACAACTTGCTGTTTAATCCAAATCACTTTCACACGAAAAATCCCCTTGAATCATGGCACTCCATAATCCAAGGGGATTCATTTTGCTATCAGATTTCCCGGTCGCGCGGCGAAGCTTTGACCGATTTAATCAATCACTTCTCCGCTTGATAGGCGTTTTCTTAATTCTCCTACCATATTGGGCACATCAATTTGCATTGGGCAACGCTCTACACAGCGTCCGCAGCGCAGACAGGTGTGGATTTGGGGTGCAGTAGCCTCTAAGCCTCCTGAAGTAAAGACATTCCAGATGGTGCCGATACCGCCAAGATAGGTTTCTCCAAAGGTTCCTGCAGTGATTTGGAATACGGGACATTCATACATACACCCCCCGCAGCGCAGACAATGGGATGCTTGCTTAAAGTCATCATCCTCAGCCATCTTTTCCCGGCCGTTATCAACGAAGATGACATAAAATTTTTTGGGACCGTGGGCACCGTAAGTGGTGACTTTTTCAATATCCCCCGTTTTACTTGGCCCAGTGACAATATTAACATAGGATGGGACACCATATTGTGCATACCGCCAGGTCACTTCAGCTACTTTCATCGCTTCCTGGAAAGTTGGAACTAATTTTTCAGTTCCTACAATCATAAGGTGGACCGGAGGAGCCGCTGTCGACAAGCGAACATTGCCTTCATTTTCAATGATAACAAATGCCCCGGTGTCGGCAGCCACCACATTGGCTGAACTAATGCCCACATCAGCGGTAAAATATTTTTCACGCATAAATTCCCGAACAATGCTCACCTCTTTGGCAATATCGGGCTCCACTTCTTTACCAAAGAATTGAGTAAAGATTTCAGCAACCTTTTCCCGGGGAACATGAATAGCCGGAGAAAGGATATGCATGGGGCGATCTTTTTTAAGTTGGAGGATGAATTCTCCAAGATCTGTTTCCCAGACCTCATTGCCTACTTCCTCTAGATACTCCCGAAGGTGGAGCTCTTCTCCTAACATGCTCTTGCCCTTGACAACGGTTTTCCCTTGACCAATAATTTCAGCGGCCATAACTAAGGCTTCATGCTTATCCTTGGCATAGAAAGCCTTCCCTTTATTGCGTTCAACCGCCTCCATGGCTTGAGCAAGGAGTTCTTTCCTCTGAGCAACAGAACGGCTTTTGATTTCCCGTACTTCTGCAGCAAGATCGGGGGTATGGGGAAAACGTGCCATGGTGCTATCCGTCGTTTCACGATAGGCTTTTACCGCCCGAGATATGGCTTTGCGAATATTCTCATCATGCTTGGCACGATCTATTTCTTTAGAGTACTCTTTAAATTCTTTTCTCATCCCACTATCCCCTTATATAAGAATTCAATCAAGTCGGCGATTCCTTCTTGGCCCTTTTTATCTATGGCACCTTTCAAGGAAGACAAGCAATAAGGACAAGAGGTTAGGATG
Coding sequences within it:
- a CDS encoding LUD domain-containing protein, translating into MRKEFKEYSKEIDRAKHDENIRKAISRAVKAYRETTDSTMARFPHTPDLAAEVREIKSRSVAQRKELLAQAMEAVERNKGKAFYAKDKHEALVMAAEIIGQGKTVVKGKSMLGEELHLREYLEEVGNEVWETDLGEFILQLKKDRPMHILSPAIHVPREKVAEIFTQFFGKEVEPDIAKEVSIVREFMREKYFTADVGISSANVVAADTGAFVIIENEGNVRLSTAAPPVHLMIVGTEKLVPTFQEAMKVAEVTWRYAQYGVPSYVNIVTGPSKTGDIEKVTTYGAHGPKKFYVIFVDNGREKMAEDDDFKQASHCLRCGGCMYECPVFQITAGTFGETYLGGIGTIWNVFTSGGLEATAPQIHTCLRCGRCVERCPMQIDVPNMVGELRKRLSSGEVID